AGGAGGTTTATGGACGTCTTGAAACGtaattaaaagcttttattaGTTTTAAAAACGGCGGGTTGTGGCGAGGAGGAAACGTGCTGTTGGCtttgttggtttcttttgaGGAGTGGGATCTGCCTCGAGGTGAGCGGAGCCGGGTTTGGGGGAAATGGTTCATTTCTGTCCCAAAAAAATGGGTTGGGAAGAACTTACGGGTAGAGAAGAAGGTTCTGGGTATCCCCAAACCTGACCGAACCAAAAACCTGGGGGGTAAACGGCTCATTTTTGCCTCAAGAATGGGCTGGGAAGACTTAATAGATAGAGAAGGTTCTGGTTGTCCTTAAATCTGACTGACGATGTGATGGAACAAAAAAACGACGGGtgagagggaggagggagagccTCAGGGCCGTCCTCATCGCCCCTATGGGACGTGGCGGGGGGGGATTTTACCCCATAATTCCATCCCACGCAGCCTCCCCGGTGCCACCCTGGAGGAGCTGCCGGCCGAGGACAACGGCTGCATCATCTGCCGCGAGGAGATGGGGACGGAGGTGACGGCTCTGCCGTGCTGCCACGTCTTCCACACCAGGTTTGGGTTGAAATCGCATCGTTTTGGGGTTGTGGAGAGAGGAGGGATGATGgattctgtcttttttttcctcccgtAGCTGCCTGCGGTCGTGGTTCCAGCGCCAGTGGACGTGTCCCATGTGTCGGATGCCCGTCCAGCGCGTGTCCTACCCTGAGCTGATGCCCCCCGACCCTCCAGTGCAGCCCCCCGACCCTCCATCGCGGCCTTCGACGCCACCGCAGAGCTCTCCGGATCCTGAGCCCCAAGAGTGTGAGCACCCGAAaacccctccaaaaaaaaaagattcagttttctttcattgcGTCCCAAaatcttggtgttttttttttttctcctatttctcctcttcctccNNNNNNNNNNNNNNNNNNNNGGGGCTGTGGGCTCCCTTTGGGGTTCTGATCTCTCAGCTTTGCAGTTCCGTCATGCCCCACATTTGAGactttctttaaggaaaaaaagatcctTATGATCGTGGGTGGGAACCCTCCCCTCCAATACCTGTAGCCAACGCTCCTTCGGATGTTAATGATTACCATCCCTCTGCCGTCCTTCTCAGGGTATCCCTctgatgaggaggaggaggaggaggaggaggaggaagaggaggaagaagaggagcagcCATCAACCGAAACTCTGACCCAGGAAATGATTCAGCGCTACCGGGAACTTTACACCCGCTTCGAGGGTGAGAAGATCGCCGCGTGGCTGCTGCGCTGCTGGGACAACGACGCCGATTCTGTTCACTTGGAAGGCAGGAATCTCCGCCTCTTGGGATCTCTGTCAAACGAGTCGTCTGTGGACTGCATGATCTGCAGAAGGGAAGACCGAAGCTTCACCCTGTGGAAGCGAATGCTGAGCGCCGTCAGGCAGCGCTATCGCTATCAGGGATACGTAATGCCCCGCCTGCGTGCCTGGTTCACCTTAGATGAGGCCGTCCGGTACCTACGGGAGCTGGCGCTGGCGGAGATGCTGTACGACGAATCCTTCGACCCCAACGACCCCGATGCCAACAGCTGCCCCGACAGCATCAAATGCACGCCCATGATATGGTGGCATCTCAGCAACAGCGCGCCGCCCGAATTCGTCAGCACGGTGACGGCCATGCAGTGCACGTGCCACAACTCGATCTCTGTGAGGCTCCTGTGTTGTTTCCTAAGAGAATACGATAAAAAAGTCACGTCTCCTCAAAGGGAGTGCTTCGCTCTGGTGCGGGCGTTGgctgaagaagtgaaaaaactGTCCAGGGAGGTCCAGCAGCTTAAAAAAGCCAAGCTTTGCTCCTCGTCCTCGCCACTCGACGAGTTGGCTGTGCGAGATGGACAAGATGGATGTCCTTCCGGCTCTGCTCTAGCGCTGGTCGAAGATGGCTGCGTGCCACGCCTCACCTTCTGGTTTTACCTGCGAGATCACGGGGAGAACATGAAGAAGTGGGATGGGAAACCCACCTCGGCCCTGCAGAGAAGGGTGGAAGAGCTGCTGAGGAGGTCCGGCCCCCCCGAGGGCTCCTCCAggagaagggctgcagccaggcgcCGCGATGCCTGCGCTTCTCCGTAGGCGTTCCGTATGGAGCGAAGGGGAGGAGCTGTGGTTCCCAAAGTGCTCCGTTGGGTTTGTTGGAAATACCTCGCTGATTTATCAAGgcggtatctctgataaagcagattttattcctCTTGGCAAGCAGGAGAGCGCGCAGAAAACAATCttacatcttttattccctGTTACTCGatgcttatctctttctcccctggttcctcgTTGGCCCAGTGCTTCAGGGTCGCCATCTTCCCGACGCTCAACATAGGGGTACTGGATGAGCATCAATTGTTGCTACCTACGCACATATCTCTAATTAGTTAGCTCCTCGTCTTTGCTCATTCAACACTCGGTCGTTGTTTCCGCACTTCTGCTCGTCGTTGCACAGAGATAAGCTTGGAGGAGGACGGAGGGGAGGATCTTCATGGCTGCCTGTTGCATCCCAGCCTACCCACAGAGCGAGGCAAGCCAGCCCTGCGTAGAGGCCCGTAGCCCTACAGTATGCTTTCTAGTCCTTAATTCTCTACCTATATTATTTGGAACACTTAAAAACTACTGCAGTTCTGCAAGCGAGAATTAATCACCTCATTCAGCAACTCTATTTCTAAAGTACGTTGCTAACGTAGGCGGTGTTTCTACTTTTTCACATCGGCTCTTTGTAAGAACAAGTTCCAAAATACAAACACGTTGTGCTCTGCTTCTTCAGGTCAGTCCCCCCTTTTTAACGTCTAATGCAGAAACAGCGTTCTGTTCCTGCAGGTTCCAGGAGGGGAATgcttcctggcagaaaatgagaagaaatggtTCTGCTTGCTGatagaaaatgaggaaaagtgATTGATTTCCCTTCCTATTCCACTTCCTGatagaaaatgaggaaaagtgATTGATTTCCCTTCCTATTCCACTTCctgacagaaaatgagaagaggTTCTATTTCCCCATAGTTTTTCTTGATAGGAAATGaggaaaagtgctttttttttttcccctcacatcgcgttttctgacagaaaataaGGAATGGCTCCAATTTCCCCTCACAGTTTCCCGCAATGGCGCCTCTCGCGCTCTTCCCGCCTTTTTTTCCCGCCCCCTACCTCAGCGCGGTGGGCGGAGCGAGGTTTAGCCCCGCCCCCTCCGCGGGCATCGCCTCCCATTGTCCGCCCGCCCACCCGCTGTCCAATCAAGAGCGAGAAAAAGCGAAGCCACCTGCTCTACCTCTCCGCTCCACGCTTTACTGTCTGTCAAAACAGTGGAGGCGGGATTTGAGGGGGCTGACAACCAATCAGGGCAGCGAGGGAGAGAAAAGCGGTTGCTGATAGGGCGAGCTCCGCGCGGGCGGGCCAATCAGAGCGAGACACGGGACTCTTTGCGTTACCGCCCCTTCGTGCGAGGCAGTTCGGACCGTACCAAGTGCGGGAACGGAGCGGGGGGGAACTGTTGGATTAGTGCGGGGAGTGCGGAGCTTTTACTGCCGTAACACTGCAGGGGAGGAGCTGCGGAGATATCCGTATAATCGTAGAGAACATCTGGGAGGCAGGAGTTGTATGGGAGGGGAACGGAGAGAGGAAGTGAAATTTGGGTTCCCCTGTATTAGAGGAGGAATGGTGCGGTCCGACCGGAAGTGAGGTGTCGCGCTCCGAGGGACTTCCGGTGANNNNNNNNNNNNNNNNNNNNNNNNNNNNNNNNNNNNNNNNNNNNNNNNNNNNNNNNNNNNNNNNNNNNNNNNNNNNNNNNNNNNNNNNNNNNNNNNNNNNNNNNNNNNNNNNNNNNNNNNNNNNNNNNNNNNNNNNNNNNNNNNNNNNNNNNNNNNNNNNNNNNNNNNNNNNNNNNNNNNNNNNNNNNNNNNNNNNNNNNNNNNNNNNNNNNNNNNNNNNNNNNNNNNNNNNNNNNNNNNNNNNNNNNNNNNNNNNNNNNNNNNNNNNNNNNNNNNNNNNNNNNNNNNNNNNNNNNNNNNNNNNNNNNNNNNNNNNNNNNNNNNNNNNNNNNNNNNNNNNNNNNNNNNNNNNNNNNNNNNNNNNNNNNNNNNNNNNNNNNNNNNNNNNNNNNNNNNNNNNNNNNNNNNNNNNNNNNNNNNNNNNNNNNNNNNNNNNNNNNNNNNNNNNNNNNNNNNNNNNNNNNNNNNNNNNNNNNNNNNNNNNNNNNNNNNNNNNNNNNNNNNNNNNNNNNNNNNNNNNNNNNNNNNNNNNNNNNNNNNNNNNNNNNNNNNNNNNNNNNNNNNNNNNNNNNNNNNNNNNNNNNNNNNNNNNNNNNNNNNNNNNNNNNNNNNNNNNNNNNNNNNNNNNNNNNNNNNNNNNNNNNNNNNNNNNNNNNNNNNNNNNNNNNNNNNNNNNNNNNNNNNNNNNNNNNNNNNNNNNNNNNNNNNNNNNNNNNNNNNNNNNNNNNNNNNNNNNNNNNNNNNNNNNNNNNNNNNNNNNNNNNNNNNNNNNNNNNNNNNNNNNGGTGAGATGGGGGGTGGAGGCTGAGAGAGGCAGCCTGAGGATGGGGAGACCCAACGAGGCTCAGATTTGGGGTCAGCCGGTGGGATTTGGTGAAtccaaggcaaaaaaaaaaacctccaggTTTAACCGAAGAAGAGCTGTTTCACCCCAAGTTTGGTGCCGTGTTgttgtgttggcttttttttcccactataACGCAGCTTTTCTGCTCAGTTTGGCtctaaatctcttcttttttcttcttttctgcccACTGTGGCCCAACAGCTCCGTTTTTGGTCTTGTTTTGATgctttaattctttcttgctgTGATACGACGCTTTggtttcttctctcctttctttggTTCATTTCaatgttattattttctttttttggtattttttggtTCTCTGAGGTCTCTGTTTTTGCCCCAGTTTGGTTCTTTcgctttcttttttgctttgttttgatgcTATAATTCTTTTTCTGCCCCGGTTCGTCCATCTCACCCCCTTTTTTTGGCTCTTTTTGATCCTCTCACCCGCCTTTCTGCCTCACTTTGgcctttttcccccttttatttGCCTCTTTTTGGTGCTATAACTCCCTTCCTCTGCCCCAGCTTGGCTTTCTCACCTCCTTTTCTGCCCCATTCTGATCCTCTCGCCCTTTTTTTTGGCTCTTTTTGATTCTCCCACCCCCTTTTCAGCCCCAGCTTGGCCTTCTCACCTCCCTTTCTGCCCCATTCTGATTCTCTCGCCCTTTTTTTTGGCTCTTTTTGATCCTCCCACCCCCTTTTCAGCCCCAGTTTGTGCCTGCCAGACCTTTTTTTACCCCAGTTTCTTCCTCTCCCCCCTTCCTTGATTCTTTTTGCTGCCATAACCCACCTTTTTTACCTGAATTTGGTCCTCTTGTCCCCTTTCTCACCCCAATCTTGCTCCTCTCCCCCCCATTTTTCCTCTCTAACCCTactttctccctccctctttcCTCCCCATCTCTTCCCCCCCNNNNNNNNNNNNNNNNNNNNNNNNNNNNNNNNNNNNNNNNNNNNNNNNNNNNNNNNNNNNNNNNNNNNNNNNNNNNNNNNNNNNNNNNNNNNNNNNNNNNNNNNNNNNNNNNNNNNNNNNNNNNNNNNNNNNNNNNNNNNNNNNNNNNNNNNNNNNNNNNNCCCTCCACCTGCAGCGTTTCCTAACGGCCTCGTTACGCTTAATGAGCAATTAACCAACCCTCTCAGCGCCGCCTCCCGTCACGCCGGGCCTCACTTCTGCTTTCTGACACCCAAAAAGCCTCATTTTCCACCCAAAAGCGGCCACTGAGGCACCGATCCGCCCCATAGGGAGCCCCGAaatggggctgggggctctCAGCCCCCCCCCCCGGCCCCAGATTGGGGTTCTTTGAGGGTCTCTCCCTGCAGGTTTTGTACATCCAGGCCTTCGTGTTGGTGTTCCTGCTGGGGAAATTCATGGGCAAGGTGTTTTTTGGGCAGCTGCGCGCGGCCGAGATGGAGGTGAGCGCGTGGGGAGGGCGGA
The Meleagris gallopavo isolate NT-WF06-2002-E0010 breed Aviagen turkey brand Nicholas breeding stock unplaced genomic scaffold, Turkey_5.1 ChrUn_random_7180001950555, whole genome shotgun sequence DNA segment above includes these coding regions:
- the LOC100539484 gene encoding uncharacterized protein LOC100539484; protein product: MVVNAYLTMSHRSLSNQTPFQIFFYFEHFILLFAAITTISSYIQDRKENFGVPQQNRDFSELCFPVIDSFSRLLLYVGFIVSMIEVRTFPLFAAHPAYLTMTEFKQAAVDLFTWYRADRNGNTLLPGATLEELPAEDNGCIICREEMGTEVTALPCCHVFHTSCLRSWFQRQWTCPMCRMPVQRVSYPELMPPDPPVQPPDPPSRPSTPPQSSPDPEPQEWYPSDEEEEEEEEEEEEEEEEQPSTETLTQEMIQRYRELYTRFEGEKIAAWLLRCWDNDADSVHLEGRNLRLLGSLSNESSVDCMICRREDRSFTLWKRMLSAVRQRYRYQGYVMPRLRAWFTLDEAVRYLRELALAEMLYDESFDPNDPDANSCPDSIKCTPMIWWHLSNSAPPEFVSTVTAMQCTCHNSISVRLLCCFLREYDKKVTSPQRECFALVRALAEEVKKLSREVQQLKKAKLCSSSSPLDELAVRDGQDGCPSGSALALVEDGCVPRLTFWFYLRDHGENMKKWDGKPTSALQRRVEELLRRSGPPEGSSRRRAAARRRDACASP